A stretch of the Arachis stenosperma cultivar V10309 chromosome 6, arast.V10309.gnm1.PFL2, whole genome shotgun sequence genome encodes the following:
- the LOC130935146 gene encoding WAT1-related protein At2g37460-like, with product MDGHTQKWLEKAKPFIGVIFLQFGFAGMDVLSKAALNKGMSNYVLVVYRHVVAFIVITPFALVIDKKVRPKMTFSIFIKMVALSILEPVIDQNLYFLGMKYTTATFAAAMTNMLPAITFVLACILRLEKVKIRSVRSQAKVVGTLATVSGAMVMTLLKGPELFGAHGSNTHNQNNNGVNLHDVIKGSIMITVGCFSWACFMVLQSVTLEAYPAELSLTSWICLLGTIEGGLVGLIMERANPSVWTLHWDTKLLAAAYSGIFCSGLAYYIQGVVMKTRGPVFVTAFSPLCMVIVAIMGSIFLAEQMFLGRVVGAIVIILGLYMVVWGKSKDYDSPNPSIEDNSNAKNQYLTQEGMNGKENIARDEQV from the exons ATGGATGGTCATACACAAAAATGGTTGGAAAAAGCGAAGCCATTCATAGGTGTGATTTTCTTGCAGTTTGGATTTGCCGGCATGGATGTTCTATCCAAGGCTGCACTCAACAAGGGAATGAGCAATTATGTTCTTGTTGTTTATCGCCATGTTGTTGCCTTCATTGTCATAACCCCTTTCGCATTAGTCATTGACAA GAAAGTGAGGCCAAAGATGACATTTTCAATCTTTATAAAGATGGTGGCACTAAGCATACTAGA GCCAGTTATTGATCAGAATTTATACTTTTTGGGAATGAAATACACAACAGCAACCTTTGCCGCTGCCATGACCAATATGCTTCCTGCCATTACCTTTGTCTTGGCCTGCATTCTTag GCTTGAGAAGGTGAAAATAAGAAGTGTACGGAGTCAAGCAAAGGTGGTTGGGACTCTAGCAACTGTTTCAGGTGCCATGGTTATGACACTGCTTAAAGGCCCAGAGCTCTTCGGGGCCCATGGAAGCAATACCCATAACCAGAATAATAATGGGGTAAACCTTCATGATGTCATTAAGGGTTCCATCATGATCACTGTTGGCTGCTTTAGTTGGGCTTGTTTCATGGTTCTTCAA TCTGTTACACTAGAAGCGTACCCTGCTGAGCTGTCACTTACATCATGGATATGCCTATTGGGAACAATTGAAGGTGGCTTAGTGGGCCTCATTATGGAAAGGGCTAATCCTTCTGTATGGACTCTACATTGGGATACAAAACTACTTGCTGCTGCCTACAGT GGCATATTTTGCTCTGGACTAGCCTATTACATTCAAGGAGTAGTCATGAAAACTAGAGGTccagtctttgtaacagcattTAGTCCTCTCTGTATGGTCATTGTTGCTATCATGGGCTCCATTTTTCTCGCTGAGCAAATGTTCCTTGGAAG GGTGGTTGGTGCCATTGTGATTATTTTGGGGCTGTACATGGTGGTTTGGGGCAAAAGCAAAGACTATGACTCACCAAATCCAAGTATTGAAGATAACAGTAATGCCAAAAATCAGTATCTTACTCAAGAAGGCATGAATGGTAAGGAAAACATAGCTAGAGATGAACAAGTATGA
- the LOC130935145 gene encoding type I inositol polyphosphate 5-phosphatase 8 isoform X2: MRTESNKISKSSWPKQAVKKWLNIKTSADKFHSDYCFTERRKSCSDKDCYAVVPDNFSEGWLMDSRNGMRSWDLGKEETCVPFSDALDLRMFVGTWNVGGKSPDEALNLRDWFKSPSPADVYVIGFQEIVPLNAGNVLGPEDSGPAAKWLSLMRHALNPNIEEEKGGVKQQQRYYLAASRQMVGIFLCVWVRADLYCHVTNIRASCVGTGIMGYLGNKGSISISMRLYHTTFCFVCTHLASGEKDGDEMRRNLHVSEILKRTKFSSSFEAPQTILQHHNIIWLGDLNYRLVAGYDDTHELLKKNDWQALLEMDQLRIEQKAGRVFKGWNEGGIYFAPTYKYLANSDHYVAQTSKSKEKRRTPAWCDRILWKGERLKQLWYVRGESKFSDHRPVYSMFFAQVDLRGKNGITPPPPPPSNAVTITRSCSSKPLVNAGLPSSCAAKVQAEEQLLMLTRTQSCMDTVQSL; this comes from the exons ATGAGAACAGAGTCCAACAAAATATCCAAG TCTTCGTGGCCAAAACAAGCCGTGAAAAAGTGGCTTAACATAAAGACTAGTGCTGATAAGTTTCACTCAGATTATTGTTTCACAG AAAGGAGGAAGAGTTGTTCGGACAAAGATTGTTACGCCGTCGTCCCAGATAATTTCTCAG agGGGTGGTTGATGGATTCTAGAAATGGAATGAGAAGTTGGGATCTTGGGAAGGAAGAAACTTGTGTTCCTTTCAGTGATGCTCTCGACCTCAG GATGTTCGTGGGGACGTGGAACGTTGGAGGGAAGTCACCCGATGAAGCTTTGAACTTGAGGGATTGGTTCAAGTCTCCTTCACCAGCTGATGTCTATGTAATTGG GTTCCAAGAAATAGTGCCGCTAAACGCAGGGAACGTGCTTGGGCCAGAGGACAGTGGGCCAGCAGCGAAATGGCTAAGCCTTATGAGGCACGCATTAAACCCAAacattgaagaagaaaaaggaggcGTTAAGCAGCAGCAACGGTATTACCTTGCAGCAAGCAGGCAAATGGTTGGAATCTTCTTATGCGTTTGGGTGCGTGCCGATCTTTACTGCCACGTCACCAATATTAGGGCCTCTTGCGTTGGCACTGGCATTATGGGCTACCTTGGCAATAAG GGCTCAATATCAATTAGCATGAGACTGTACCACACCACGTTCTGCTTCGTCTGCACCCACTTGGCCTCTGGAGAGAAAGACGGCGACGAAATGCGAAGAAACTTGCACGTCTCGGAAATCTTGAAGCGAACTAAGTTTTCGAGTTCCTTCGAGGCTCCTCAAACCATACTTCAACACCA TAATATCATATGGCTTGGAGATTTGAATTATCGGCTTGTAGCTGGCTACGATGATACACATGAACTTCTCAAGAAGAATGATTGGCAGGCACTACTAGAAATGGATCAG CTAAGAATAGAGCAGAAAGCAGGTAGAGTATTTAAAGGTTGGAATGAAGGGGGAATATACTTTGCACCTACATACAAATACTTAGCCAATTCGGACCACTATGTTGCCCAAACTTCCAAGTCCAAGGAAAAAAGACGCACTCCTGCTTG GTGCGATCGAATACTGTGGAAAGGGGAAAGGTTGAAGCAGCTATGGTATGTTCGTGGAGAATCCAAATTCTCTGACCACAGGCCAGTGTATTCGATGTTCTTTGCTCAAGTCGATTTGAGGGGCAAAAATGGCATtactcctcctcctcctcctccctctAATGCTGTCACCATTACACGATCATGTTCCTCAAAACCATTGGTAAACGCTGGGCTACCATCGTCTTGCGCTGCGAAAGTGCAGGCAGAAGAGCAGCTCTTGATGCTAACGAGGACACAGAGTTGCATGGACACTGTACAAAGTTTGTGA
- the LOC130935145 gene encoding type I inositol polyphosphate 5-phosphatase 8 isoform X1, with translation MRTESNKISKSSWPKQAVKKWLNIKTSADKFHSDYCFTGAERRKSCSDKDCYAVVPDNFSEGWLMDSRNGMRSWDLGKEETCVPFSDALDLRMFVGTWNVGGKSPDEALNLRDWFKSPSPADVYVIGFQEIVPLNAGNVLGPEDSGPAAKWLSLMRHALNPNIEEEKGGVKQQQRYYLAASRQMVGIFLCVWVRADLYCHVTNIRASCVGTGIMGYLGNKGSISISMRLYHTTFCFVCTHLASGEKDGDEMRRNLHVSEILKRTKFSSSFEAPQTILQHHNIIWLGDLNYRLVAGYDDTHELLKKNDWQALLEMDQLRIEQKAGRVFKGWNEGGIYFAPTYKYLANSDHYVAQTSKSKEKRRTPAWCDRILWKGERLKQLWYVRGESKFSDHRPVYSMFFAQVDLRGKNGITPPPPPPSNAVTITRSCSSKPLVNAGLPSSCAAKVQAEEQLLMLTRTQSCMDTVQSL, from the exons ATGAGAACAGAGTCCAACAAAATATCCAAG TCTTCGTGGCCAAAACAAGCCGTGAAAAAGTGGCTTAACATAAAGACTAGTGCTGATAAGTTTCACTCAGATTATTGTTTCACAG GAGCAGAAAGGAGGAAGAGTTGTTCGGACAAAGATTGTTACGCCGTCGTCCCAGATAATTTCTCAG agGGGTGGTTGATGGATTCTAGAAATGGAATGAGAAGTTGGGATCTTGGGAAGGAAGAAACTTGTGTTCCTTTCAGTGATGCTCTCGACCTCAG GATGTTCGTGGGGACGTGGAACGTTGGAGGGAAGTCACCCGATGAAGCTTTGAACTTGAGGGATTGGTTCAAGTCTCCTTCACCAGCTGATGTCTATGTAATTGG GTTCCAAGAAATAGTGCCGCTAAACGCAGGGAACGTGCTTGGGCCAGAGGACAGTGGGCCAGCAGCGAAATGGCTAAGCCTTATGAGGCACGCATTAAACCCAAacattgaagaagaaaaaggaggcGTTAAGCAGCAGCAACGGTATTACCTTGCAGCAAGCAGGCAAATGGTTGGAATCTTCTTATGCGTTTGGGTGCGTGCCGATCTTTACTGCCACGTCACCAATATTAGGGCCTCTTGCGTTGGCACTGGCATTATGGGCTACCTTGGCAATAAG GGCTCAATATCAATTAGCATGAGACTGTACCACACCACGTTCTGCTTCGTCTGCACCCACTTGGCCTCTGGAGAGAAAGACGGCGACGAAATGCGAAGAAACTTGCACGTCTCGGAAATCTTGAAGCGAACTAAGTTTTCGAGTTCCTTCGAGGCTCCTCAAACCATACTTCAACACCA TAATATCATATGGCTTGGAGATTTGAATTATCGGCTTGTAGCTGGCTACGATGATACACATGAACTTCTCAAGAAGAATGATTGGCAGGCACTACTAGAAATGGATCAG CTAAGAATAGAGCAGAAAGCAGGTAGAGTATTTAAAGGTTGGAATGAAGGGGGAATATACTTTGCACCTACATACAAATACTTAGCCAATTCGGACCACTATGTTGCCCAAACTTCCAAGTCCAAGGAAAAAAGACGCACTCCTGCTTG GTGCGATCGAATACTGTGGAAAGGGGAAAGGTTGAAGCAGCTATGGTATGTTCGTGGAGAATCCAAATTCTCTGACCACAGGCCAGTGTATTCGATGTTCTTTGCTCAAGTCGATTTGAGGGGCAAAAATGGCATtactcctcctcctcctcctccctctAATGCTGTCACCATTACACGATCATGTTCCTCAAAACCATTGGTAAACGCTGGGCTACCATCGTCTTGCGCTGCGAAAGTGCAGGCAGAAGAGCAGCTCTTGATGCTAACGAGGACACAGAGTTGCATGGACACTGTACAAAGTTTGTGA